The sequence TATTTTTATTTTTTAGAGAGTTTTTTATATGATACAATGTTATTAAACTATGTCTACTATTTACAATCTGGTTTTTCAATTTATTACTTAAAATAGTTAATTCTAAATTTTTATCCCTTTCCTCTCTATACTTCTTACTCAACTGATGTTTCTCATTATTTAACTCTTCTATCTTTTCATCAAAAATATTTTTAAACTTTCCTAAAACTAAATTTACAAATAGAAATATCAAGAAAAATTTATAGTAATCTACACTTATAAAAAATAATCCTAAATCATTTCCTAAGGATAAATATGTGTAAAGATATACCCCTGTAGCTATAAAACTTCCTATTAATCCCAAGTATGCTCCATACTTTAATGCTATAAATCCTACCATTATTACAAAAGGATGAAGATTCATCTCTAAAAAACTATCTCCAAATCTTAGATATTTAAAAAAAATTAAATATATAAGAAAAGAGTAAACTAAACTTTCCAATAAACAACCAACCATTTTATTTCTCATATTCCCAACTCCTTTTAAAATCTATTGTAATTTACAAGAAAAATAAAGCTATTCCAAAAACAGAGATACAAGCCCCTATTATCTCTTTTATTCTTATTTTTTCTTTAAATATTAAATATGATATGGGAATTATAAGAATTGGGCTCGTTGAGGAAATTGTAGATATAATACCAGCATTTCCTAAATTAAGAGCTGCTACTAAAAAAGTTATTCCAGCTGTGGCTGTAATAGTTCCACCTATTATTAACAATATAACTTTCCTATCCTCCAATACATTAAAGACTTTTTTCCACAATCTTTTGTAAGTAAGAAAAATTACAAAGACACCTAAAGCACAAATCATTCTTATCTGAGTAGATGAACTAGGGTCATATCCCATTGAACCCATCTTAGTAAATACTATTCCTGTTGCCTCTAAAATTATTGCTACACAGATAAATAGTATCCCCTTTGATGATAATTTTTTCTCATCATTTTTATTTTTAGGGTTGATTACTACTAATAGTACTCCACTACAGGTTATTAGCATAGCTGCAATTTGAATTAGTGTCAATGCTTCCCCTAAAAAAAGATAACCAAATACTCCTACTACTAGGGGAGTCATTGTCATAAAAAGCATACATATTCTAGCCCCTATCATAACATAGGCTTCATACAAAAATTGATCTCCTAAAAATAATCCTATAAGGCCTGATATTCCTAATATTTTCCAATTTTGTGGCGTTGCATCTAATGGCAAAACAGCTCCCCTATCCATAAAGGTAAAAATTCCTAGAAAAACAATACCTATTACTAATCTAATTACATTTACTGAAATACTGTCAGCTCTCCTTGAAGCTTTCTCAAAAAAAAGTGAGCTCAAGGCCCACCCAAGTGATGTAACAAGTGCAAAAATCTCTCCTAAATATTGCATAAATCCCTCCTAAAATGCTTTATTATGGCCTCATTTAGAATTATATAATAAATTTTGAAAAATAAAAAGAATTTCTTTAAATAAAGTATTTCATTGGGTCTTTTTAAATACTTGACTATATTAAAAAATATGATATTATTAATTGAAAAGATTAAATAAGGATGGTGTATATGGTATTTTTTAAATTTCTAAAAAAATTGATATTAAAAACATTACTATTTATTACTAAAGAATTTTTTTCATTTATAATTAAAATTTTTCTTTTATTTATAATTATTACTGCAATTACAGTAAGTATATTAAAATATTCTATTCAAAGTGAAAATCTTTCTTTAGAAAAAAATAGTGTTGTTTTTGTCGACTTAAGTAAGGAGTATACTGAAAAATCAAAGCCTCTTCCTAAATTTTTTTTAGACAGTGAGATAAATTTCTATTCCCTCATAAGAAGACTTGATTCTATAAAAAAAGATAAAAACATTAGTAGTATTTTTTTAAAATTAGATAATATTTCATTGAATAGAGCTCAAATTGAAGAGCTGAGTGTAAAACTAGATGAAATAAAAAAAATTGGGAAAAAAGTTATTTCATATGCTAATTCTTTGGATAATAAAGGATATTTACTAGCTCTTTCTTCAGATGAAATAATAATGCCTCCTACTATGGGTGCTAATGTCAATATTACAGGCTACTATACTGAATTAGCTTATTACAAAGGTTTAGCTGATAAACTTGGAGTAAAATTCAATGTTATACATGTAGGAGATTACAAAGCCTACGGTGAGAATTTTATTAGAAAAGAAATGTCATCTGAATATAAAGAAAATATTATTAGGCTTCAAGACAAAATATATAACAATTTTTTAAATAAACTTGTTGATGCAAGACAAGTAGATAAAAATTTTATAAATACCAAAATTTTAAATGGTGATTTTGTTTCTTCAGAACCTTATCAAATGAAAAAATTTAATTTAATAGATAAACAACTTTATGAGACACAAATAAAAGAAGTAATAGGAGAAAAAAGATGGTTTCCTATTGAAAAATATCAAGAAAAAGTTAATATCTCTAATAACAAATTGGCTCTTATCTATGCTGAAGGAAATATTTTATTTAATAATGAAAAATCAGGAATAGGAAATAGTATTACTCCTGATAAAATAAATACTGAAATAGATAAAGCTCTCAAAGACTCTAATATTAAAGGA comes from Fusobacterium necrogenes and encodes:
- a CDS encoding DMT family transporter → MQYLGEIFALVTSLGWALSSLFFEKASRRADSISVNVIRLVIGIVFLGIFTFMDRGAVLPLDATPQNWKILGISGLIGLFLGDQFLYEAYVMIGARICMLFMTMTPLVVGVFGYLFLGEALTLIQIAAMLITCSGVLLVVINPKNKNDEKKLSSKGILFICVAIILEATGIVFTKMGSMGYDPSSSTQIRMICALGVFVIFLTYKRLWKKVFNVLEDRKVILLIIGGTITATAGITFLVAALNLGNAGIISTISSTSPILIIPISYLIFKEKIRIKEIIGACISVFGIALFFL
- the sppA gene encoding signal peptide peptidase SppA; protein product: MVFFKFLKKLILKTLLFITKEFFSFIIKIFLLFIIITAITVSILKYSIQSENLSLEKNSVVFVDLSKEYTEKSKPLPKFFLDSEINFYSLIRRLDSIKKDKNISSIFLKLDNISLNRAQIEELSVKLDEIKKIGKKVISYANSLDNKGYLLALSSDEIIMPPTMGANVNITGYYTELAYYKGLADKLGVKFNVIHVGDYKAYGENFIRKEMSSEYKENIIRLQDKIYNNFLNKLVDARQVDKNFINTKILNGDFVSSEPYQMKKFNLIDKQLYETQIKEVIGEKRWFPIEKYQEKVNISNNKLALIYAEGNILFNNEKSGIGNSITPDKINTEIDKALKDSNIKGIVLRINSPGGSALASNLIYYKIKEASKIKPIYVSISGVAASGGYYIASAGNKIFADKESITGSIGVVSLIPNFNELTKKIDINIENVKKGEYSDLFSLTKEFTEDDREKIYASSLKVYNEFLDVVAQSRNLDRKYVHSIAQGKVWLGIEGKELGLIDELGGLEKAIITLAEDLQLNEYEVVDVIENDKLDTIVKQYLPFKAVLKNISTLTEEKELLFNPIYFFPYKI